A single window of Nicotiana sylvestris chromosome 5, ASM39365v2, whole genome shotgun sequence DNA harbors:
- the LOC104238023 gene encoding uncharacterized protein, whose product MAARQIQRRILSLLATKQPQTYISKGSGWHSVSPARSFFGTDKICSRRCFQTVAETAKQAVGVGEASKNCDSAATAVSSIKNEATYNKYTVQSNLKISPRHDMVMVFTCKVCETRTMKTTCRESYEKGVVVARCDGCNNLHLMADRLGWFGEPGSVEDFLSARGEEVKKGCAETLSFTPEVLAGKKNLEEIGEKQNPKF is encoded by the exons ATGGCGGCTCGGCAAATTCAGAGGCGAATTCTGAGTCTTCTCGCTACTAAGCAGCCTCAAACCTACATCTCTAAAG GATCAGGATGGCATTCTGTTTCTCCTGCAAGGTCATTTTTTGGCACGGACAAAATATGTTCAAGAAGGTGCTTTCAAACAGTTGCAGAAACCGCCAAGCAGGCTGTTGGAGTAGGGGAAGCTAGTAAAAATTGTGATTCTGCTGCTACAGCTGTTTCTAGTATCAAGAATGAGGCCACATACAACAAGTACACCGTGCAATCTAATCTGAAAATCTCCCCCAGGCATGATATGGTGATGGTCTTCACATGCAAAGTATGCGAGACCAGAACAATGAAAACAACTTGCCGTGAGTCATACGAGAAAGGTGTAGTGGTGGCTAGATGTGATGGTTGTAACAACTTACACCTGATGGCTGATCGACTGGGGTGGTTTGGAGAACCTGGTAGCGTGGAAGACTTCCTGTCTGCTCGTGGAGAGGAAGTGAAAAAGGGTTGTGCTGAAACTTTAAGTTTCACACCAGAAGTTCTGGCGGGGAAGAAGAACCTGGAAGAAATTGGGGAGAAGCAGAATCCAAAATTTTGA